The sequence CTTTCCTGTTGGGCTTGAATAGTTCGCTGCATATTTTTGGGAAAATGTCCTTAATCCTCCCCTCCAAAATACTGGATGCTCGGGCTTTGTCGTTTGGTTTTATTGTCTACCGTTTCTTGGACCATAGTTGTTCACTGAGCGAGGCTTATCAGGAAGATCTTTTCCACTTTCGTCTGATCTGTAGTTTGTAACGGTAAAATCAGTGTCTGTCTCCCGCGTGGGGAATGATGAAACACTTAATGGAAGTGAAAGCTTGTGCTAATGCATCCATAAAGGCAAGCTCTACCAGTTAGCGCCAGGCAGATAGACCACCACTGTTTCTACCGGAAACGATACGTAGTTCTTCTGAAATTTGCAGAATAATAACAAACCTATTTGTACTATTTCTTTGCATTATGACAGTTCTTATCAGCAATCTATTTATTGGTTCATTGCAGGTATTCTATCTATATTCTATTATGTAGATCACAGCAGTCATGGTGTTTATGTAAGTCAAGTAGCTACCACTTTCAGTGCCCCAGAAGAGGAAATAACTTATGCTGCCTTAATGAATGCTTACATTAATGGCATTAGTATTTCATCACTCTCTGCAGGTGTCTATAGTACCTCCACAGCTTTATCATGCTGTTAGACCTCCTGGGGCTGACCATAATTTAATTGACTTAATACATCTATTGCTTTTAAAGTTCCAACAAAAATGTAGGCAATTAAAATATCAATGAGGTAGGCAAGGCAGGCAATGCAAATAATGTCCACTAGATGTACTCACAGCAATGCAGTGCAGAACGCCATTCTGTTGTTTGGAGCCCCAGCACAGTGCAAGCTGTCTCATAGGCCTCCACCGCTGAGCACAGCATGCCATTGGCTGGTGTGTAGGCACAGAGATCATACACGCAGGAAGTGAAGTACGCCTGTGGGTCAACATGCAAGTGGCACTGCTGGAACGGGCCGCTGCTGTTGGTGATGATGCTGCACAGATCTGTGTATTCTGCTCTGAAGAGACACATCCCGTCTCCAATCCGGTCACTGGCTCCACATCTAGGGAAGATCAGGAGAAGAACATGATCCACAATGCAGTTCGGGAGATAATGAAAGAAATCAGTATCAGACATGTTGCCagtttaaatgttaaatgtgcaAATGGCAGCTTTGTCAAGACAAAATAACTTACATTTCATAACTAggattttttactttttaattaaTAGTAAACTGGAAAACTGATTAATAGGCCTGTGTGCCTAAAGATAATGGTCTTTGATATAGTCTGGATAATTTTGAGCATGCAGTTTACATATTGTCTGCCATTTAATCCTCCAGTTTGAAAGTCTTacccaatacatttttttgtactTCTCACACAAATCATACTCACCCAGGACTGCTTGCATCTGATTTCCAACTTTGACCAAATTGCCTGTCAGTCTGGGCCAGAGTGCCATTGGGCAGAACCTTGTCGTCTGCTGGGTTGTTATTGTGATTaccacacatcccacacacagatTGATGATAATTTGGACTCAGTCTGACTAGAAGTCTACTACGACCATCAAACTGGACCACCAGCTCCCCTGAGGCATTCACAACCACAAATCCTGACTCCCGAGTCAACTGCGCCAGGGAGCCAACCTGAATGGTGTTTGCATTGTTGTCTTGACCATCAacctgaaaacaaaacatgagaGAGCTACAATGAGGTGGGACAGAAGTGTTTGCATTATGTACTGAACTATAAGAACATCTTCACTGAGGAGACCCTTCATGTGCACTTCTGTGAGAGGTACCTTGACTCTCCTGTTCTGCCCAATAGTGATGTGGCTTTGTACTCCTCCACGAGAGAGCCACACATCCACAGTGGACACAAAAGACACAATTAAGTTGCCACGGTGACTATTAGCGGCTACTACACGGAAGGTCAAGGCGTCATCACTCATGTTGCCACAGGTGTGGGTCATCTCATAAGCACAGGTGCCCTGGAGATGGGAATGGAAACACATGATTATGTGCGAAGTTCAAACACACGAATTAGGACCTCTCTTTCGGTTTGATTGTTAGATTTCTTTACTCTCTATCCTACCTGAAAGTGAGTCACAGCTCCATCGAAGGTGATGTAGTGAGGGTCTCCCCAGACTGTGCAGGTTGACAGGTGACCATAGCAACCCCGGCGGCCATCTCTGACAGAGCACTCCTGAGTTGGGGGGCAAAAGGACTGGGTGCAGCGGAGGTCATTTTGGGCAAAACACTCACATCGCTGAGAGCAGGCTTGTGTCCAGAACTGTTCCCCGATCTGACAACACAAGAGAGCAATACTGACATGAAAAATACTTGCTAGAAGACAATGTGATATTGTTATGGGCTCCTTAAAATTACTGCATATGTACAATTTGACCTTGACCCTTGgtcattttgtaatttaattacctCAAAGTAGAAGCCGTCATAAAGACAGCCACACTGTTCCACAGGGACACAGCGCCCCCCGCTCCTAACAAATCCATCATCACAGAAACAGCCCTCAGCACAGGTCCTGTCACAGCTGGCATCAATGCTGCTGGCACAGGTGTGCCCACACTCTGTGCCACACAGGTCGTAGTGGCTATTTTCTGGACACTCCATTTCTGTTGACGTGGGTAATGGCTTTGTTACTTTTTTAATTTTAACCAACATTGCAGCTGTAAAGCTGAAAGGTGGAGGACGTGATTCATATCCAattcacatttagtcaaatTCCACATATTGTTCCTCACGGCCCTCCTACCTGTTCTGTGTGTCACTCAAAACAACTCTGGAGTtaacacacagtcctggctctgtaaactgGGAACAAAGCTAGTGGCTCAGACCAAGCAATAAACCATTTCAACCAATCAACAAGTGCCTTCAGGtacatggaagggaggggtgtaatcaggggcggcttgtccataagggcgattggggcgacgcactgcctaggggaaaaggaaaaaaaataaaaaataaaaaaaataaaaataactccTGATGTAttaacgcaatatccttgtaagtcgcgtaaatgacatgtaaatttaaatgtaataattttttctctgtcggattctaccactagaccgtctgatctgcctctgtgtcattgtcgaatcaggtaacagtcgttcagtcagcctaaagtcgtgcttcaaatggccccgccccttctggggcgatttggggcgaaatgaaaatcgccccagacctctcccattgactcccatgttaaatccattttttttcacaaaacggagctctcaatgcattctctatgtcttccgggagggctcgcccctccatgtcgtgtcataagtagtggacgtaaaagcccatacgaacgtcatacagcttcgacggaggcatattctgtcaagatggctgccctgttcattgcaataactcgattcgctctttgacagaaactcctttttagtcggcgtactaatgaagataaattgacaacaaaacaattaggacttcctagaccaaatgtatccattcaacaggtttctacaaagggagggaaatcctacatccaagaattggaacgaaagaaaatcccggtcgtggctaacgcggtctgtatttcatataccacttttcataggtttcacagtgtgtttcacagttcgcttcttgcactaacactgaataattttttatgtgatgacttattttgcttttgtaagccaatactttcaagatcagtcaataaatattgttggttttgacttatgttaccccttctttatgatgttactggacatatcatgtgtcctgttaagctatgttgcatcatacaacatttgacacacgtggataatgaaaaagtgggataatttaatgtggagccacattttgtttgcttatgaaggctcctggatgcaactttcttccatagctttccacctgtaacttgctactctagctatgtagcaagaggggacatattactgttgtgtgctgccaatagtggacaaaaagctattgctgtatgagttaatcagctaacttaatgtactgaatgggtcgccttaatcattatcaaaaaaattgccccccctgagaattttttcaggagccgccactgggtGTAATATGatgaactcaaatatcaacaaccaaTTTGGCCAGAATCACCGATTGTAGCTTGAATAGATATTTGAAATACATTGTTTTGATTGCTTCTGGTGAGATGCAAAAGATTTAAACAGCAAAAAATGCGTTGTTTGAGAGAGGTCCTGGAAACTTACGGCAGGTGCTATTTTGCCGCCAGGGGTAAATGATGACATTTGCAGTTTGGCATGCGCTGACATATGCTTCCATCTCACGGCAGAGGACATCGTTTCTGCCCCCAGACAGGCACACGTCAAAGACACAGTCGTTAAAGAATGGCTGGGGGTTCACGTGGGCATGGCAGAAGCTCAGTGGTCCATTGCTAGCTCTGAGTAGCTCACACTGGGCACGGGCTCTCCAGTCATCGTGGCACACTGGGCAGGAGTTTCCACATCCTCCAGTACAGGGCATGCCGTCATCAACTTTCCAGTAGTCTCCAAAATCAGAAGCAGAGAGGGCCACAGAGCCAGAACTCCCTTCCTGGACAGTAAAGTCGTCACCCTGGAGGCCGTTGAAGTTTCCACACAGGCCACATGTGGCACCACTGTAGTTGGATGGCACTGTGATGTCCAACACCCACCGGCCATCATAACTGACAGTCAGACCAAAGTCTGTTTTCACAAACGTGTGCAGTCCgttggcatagacagacactctGCCCCCATCAAGAAGGACTGGCAGGTTTCTTGTCTCCCCATTCACCTGAAGTCAGAGTTACTTTTTTTGTGAGAggattttatgtgtttgtgtataattGCATTTGAATAGGATTTTATGACAAGCAGAGACTTAATAAGTCTATAATAATCATCTAATAACTAACTAATGTTACTTCAGCATTAATAACTAATGTTATCACAACAAATAAGAAAGCATGAGAAAATATAATTACTTATCATTTTTATATTGATTGCTTAACAAACTAGTTCTTGACAGatcttttaaaaatgacttcaagCATGATAAGCAGTCACTCGAGAAAATATGACAGGTTGAGAAACTGGTTCCACCATGATGGAATGAAAATGAAGATGATCTAAACAATAATTTGAACTTAACCCTTACCTGCACAGTCCCCCGATTGTCTTTTGAGATGTAGACCAGATGTCCAGACACATTGACGTAAACTGCCGCAGTGATGGAGACCTGCAGACCATTCCATGCCTCATTCCTGGCCTCCACCTGAAAGTGAGGTAGGCCTTGTGTTCCATTGCAAACTGATGCCAGGACATAACGACATGTACCCTGGAAGTCAAAGGTGCGTCTGTCAAAGGAGGTGTAGTGTGGGTCTCCAGAGGCCGAGCAGGTGGCTTCAGGTTTAGGATGGCAACCGTACTGTCCATCCACGACTCGACAAGAGTCCTGAGCACCACAAGAAGAGGCCATGCAATGTGACTGTCCGGTGATGCCATTACACTGGCACAGGAACTGGCACTCCTCACCATACCAGTAACGCTCTCCACTCTGTCTATAGCGCCCACCATGGTGGCAGCCACAACCCGTTGGTGGCACACAACGATCCCCACTCAGGAGGAGCCCGTCATTACACTGGCACCCCTCCTGACACTGCTGAGTACACAGGAAGGGGAAAGACAGGCTTGGGCAGGAGGCTGGGCAGGATGTTCCACATGGCTCATAATGGCTGTTGAGTGGGCAGATTACCTCTATAAAAAGGAATCAAAGGTCAGTTCAATTTCAAAAGATTCCTTTTGctatttacatattttacaAAGTCAGGATTAACAGAGGTGATTGAAAAGAACTGTCGTTCTCTTACCACAGTTAGTGATGTTCCTCCATTCCCCTACTGTGATGCCACTCTGTTGGCAAAGCAGGGTGTAGCCACGCAGTGCCTCGCACAGTGCCTCTCGAGTACCACGTGTCCTCGCTAGAGCCTGGACACAGTCTTCAATCCGTCCCCAGGGGTCCAGCCTTGCTTGGCACTGGCTAAAAGGCCCGTGTGCCCATCCCATGATGCCACAGAGCTCCCTGAACTGACTTGTGTTCTGGTAGTGTCCGGGTTCCAAGACCGGAGGTTCCACACAGAATGCTGACAGGGAGCCATCTCTCCAGCTGTCCCCAAACTGCTGTGAGTCGTAGAGGGGAACTCCAGTGGGGGAGAGGAAGTCGTCGCGAAGGTCTCCATTCAGATCTCCACACAGGCCTCCTAGAGTGCCGTTGTAGTTGCCAGGAGCGGTAATGCGGATGACATGTGGCCAGTCAGCTCTCACCATCACTCCGAAGTTGGTCTCGATGACAACACCTTTTACACTGCTGTGGTAGATGTGAATATGACCTGAGCTGACACTGAAAGGAATGCCCACTGTTTGCCCATCCACCTAATGAGAGAACATTAGGTTTATGCTTAGAGATGTGTATCACGGTATTAAAATTGAGAACTGTCTCATGTGTTAGGCTCGCTAGTTAGACATCTCTGTGTCTAAGTATGTAAACAACTTACCTTTGTTGTGgctccctcccccatctccaCAGAAACTTGTGTTCCTTCTGTTTCAAACTTCAGGTGTCTGGCAAAATCTCTAAGGCCTGTGGGAACTTTCTCGACACTTACTTGAAAATGAGGTAATTGTGATTGTCCCCTGACCCTTGCCAATGTCAGACTACAGGCACCTGGGTAATGAAAGGTCTTTCCATCAAAGGTGCGATACGACCCGTaaccctccacccagcaggtGGCGTAGCTGAGAGGTCTGCAGCTCCGCACACCACCGTGGGCCCCACACACCTCCAGCTCactgcagctgtgtgtctgGCAGCTCATTGTCCCATGAGTACAGTGGCAGCGCCTCCCACAGTCCTGGTCTAGCACTACTGTCTCCCCAGCTGTATAGTACCGCCCCTCGAAGGTGCAGCCACAGTCACTCTGCAGAACACACTCCCCACCGCTTAGGACATAGCCAGCATTACAGATGCAGCTCTCCAGGTTGGGCAGTGGGCAATTCTGGGTAGCATTGGGGTTGCTGCAGGTTGCAGGGCATCCAGTTCCTTGAGACTCAAAGTGGCTGTTGGCTTGACAGGGGATTTCTACGGAAGGaaaacatttatgttttcaATGCCTGTTTCGGGCAACTTTTCCAACATGTTTTGGTTACCAGATACACCATATTGTACATGAGGGAAGCAGCACTCACCACAGAATCCCTCTGTCCTCCACTGGCCCAACTGAATGCCCTCTTGTTGACACTGGGCAGCATACACGTTGAGTGCTTGGCAGAGGATGGGCTGGTAGccgtcacccacacacagatcatacacacagTTTTCTACAAAGCTCTGTGGAGACAGCATTGAGTGACAGGAAACAAACGGGCCGACATTATTGCTGAGGATTCCACAGTGGGCAGTGTTTCCGTAAAGAGTCTTTTGATCATCGGTGCAGGCAGCACAAGCCAGccctgcacattgcacatcctgGCAGCCTGGGTCAGTGTCCCCTGGGGCCTTCCAGCTGTTGGCAAACTCCACGTCTGAGCTCACAAGCTGCCCACCACGGGTTCGGAAGTCATCATGAGGGTGGTAGTTGAAGTTGCCACACAGGCCACAGGTAGCGTTCTGGTACTCGTAGGGTACTGAGATTCTGACATAGTGATTGGCATCGTAGGTGACCAGCAGGCCAAAGTCTGTACTGACAGccacagagaaacctgattggtAGACCTGGATGGCCCCATTCCGTAGGGTAAATGGGGTCGTCACAAAGCTACCGTTCACCTGAAGGAGAATGCTACCATTAACACTGGGCTAAATGGAGGAGAATGCTACCGTTAACACTAGGCTAAATGGAGAAGAGTTATCTGGTAtgtatactgtacttaccaatgCTTGATAATGATGGCCTTTGACAAGCTCAATTTCCTCACCGTAAACCCACACTCTTACAAGACGGGTCCACGACACATGTGTGCTGCCCCGATGCTCATTCTTCCCTTCAATACGATAGTATGGCAGTCCATTGCCACAAGCCTGGTAGACATTTGAGCGAAAATAATTAAAGCTTCCAAACTAAGACCCAATTATCCCATCTTTTTAAAGGCAATAACTGAATCATACCTCTGAGAGTATGTACGTGCAGGTTCCCTGGAAATGAAAGACTTTCCCGTCAAAGGTGTAGTAGTGGGGGTCACCAGAGATGGTGCAGGTGCGTCGCTGAATATTCTGGCAAGAGTACTGGAAGGCTGCTGCACGACACACCTGGGAAAAGGTGCAGGGCTGTTGCTGGCACTGGAGGAGGCCTCCACTGACGCAGGTGCATCTTTGCTGACAGGTGGTATCTGTCCAGAAAGAGTCTCCAACCTGCACAGGTAAACCTAAGCGAGGTGTCTGCATTAGTTTTGTTTAGTTATTGCTTTGGTGTCATTTCTGCAGGGTGGTCCATGCTGGAGCGAAAAACTACAAAGTGCACAGCCTGGGTGACTggtgggaacgacaggtgtgtctGCACCTCACATGATCAAAGACCAATTCAATGAACTTAAAGGTGATACCTAAACTGATTGCCTATAAAAACAAACCTCATGAAGTGGCAAAATGTTGCATACTGTTTCTTCAAAATAATTATTCTTTGGCATGTCTAAACATATTCACTATTATAGTGTTTTATGAGCTTGGTGTGCCTGTGTACCGAGTGACCATTTCATGGCCATATAGAAAACAAGATCAAATTAATCTTCCACAACTTTGATCACATGTATGCATGACTGTCATATAGTAAGTTGCTGTAGGGAATGGGTTAATTCCCACACTGGTCGAATAAAGAATGTAAGGGTGCTATAATCCATTTTTAAATTACCATTATATTGGCAGTCTTGTGGTCCATCATCAACCCGGAAGGCCCAGCGACCTGGTCGGTTGACGTTGCTAGTGTGCCTTAAATTGGTGATGTTGCTCATGAAGGAGCCAGGGATTGAGAAATGATGTGTTGAGTTGATGGTGTCATAGCCAGCCTAACAAACAAGAAAGTGAGAGTTGAACCGAAAAGTACATCCATTTCTTTCTATACTGTAATGTTATAGGTCTGGCGCATTCTTGATGGGGGGGTGAGAACCTCATGACATTTAGCCTGTATGGTCTGCTTACCTGCACCTGATGGTGTGTCGCAGCAATGGCACCATAATTCATCAATGCAAATGAGCCTTGAGCCCCTGAGATCAGGACCACTTGGAATGATGTTTCCTTGGATAATGAGACAACAGTAGGATGTTGAAGTAGTGATTGGAGTAGAATTGAATAgttttacttaaaaataatttcAAAGCCAGTTCCATTACAAGTAATGCTTCTTTTGTCCCAGACAGTCATTAAATGATTACACTGATGAAGCTTCAGAACCATAATATGGGCAAAAAAGTATTTACTGTTCCCGAGCGCGAGTAATATTCCACTTTGTCCCATGTTGCAACAAAGACCCAGGAGGCTGATAAGCTTATTTCAGGGAAGTACTGGTTGATGTCTGTTGTAGCTTGCTCGAGGACACTGCCACTGGTGTACTGGCGGTAGGATATGGTGCCTCTACGTCGATTGTCAATGTCTGTCCAGAATGGGGCAATCATGTTGCGGTGTGCATGAGCAGGAAATTGGTATGGAGTCCATCTGTACCATCCACTGTCAAAAGTGAGAAATCCGTTGTGGTTAACCTGCAACACCAATTGATTCATCAGTGAAGGAAAACTTTAATAAGCTACTATATAGAACAGTTGTAAATGGCCTGTGAAGGATACATGTTTGTTAGCCTTTTCTGGATTCTTTCATCAGATATTGACACCTTTTTACCTGGGACTCCTAATCTGAGCTGAACACATTTACTTACGTATATCTGGGTTGATGCCTGCCTGAAATAGCGAAATGGTTGTGATATGTTAGTGGATGACCAGCCATCATCGGAACGACTGGAATATGAATCCCCTGGTCCGAAGGGGTAAAATACACCTGGAGGAGATGGAAAGTTAGAGATCCATAGTCCTACATAACATCATCTTGTACAAATATACATGATGACTTGCATCACGTTTGCAGTAGTGTGGTACTTTAATTCTGTCATTTAGATTAGTTGTATAAGCAAAAGAAAGCTTTGTTTGTACTTTATACCGTTAGAGCTGCCAGTGATGGATAACAATGGTCCAGTAAAACTAGCAGTATTAAATGCTCCTTAAAATAACTTTTTAATCAGGTGTAAATATAAGTGAATATACTGGCATTCTGAACCAAGGGAAGACCTGTTTTTGAATCAGTTACCAATGGGTGTAGATGTTGTTTTACCtggtgttgatggtgttgtggttggtggaGATGCTGCAGTCGTTGCTGATGTTGCTGCTGTTGATACTGAAGTTGTTGTCGTTGCTTCAGTTGTTGTAAGAATTGAAGATGTTGgactttctgttgttgttgaatcTGGGAATGCTGGTACTCCTGTTGCTCCTGGAGAAGGTGGGGTGTCAGGTGTTGCCTCTGGAGATGTTGGTGCCGTAGTTGGTTGTGGAGTTGTTGTACTTGACATCAGTGTTACTGGTTAAATAGATGAatacattgggcctcattctcgaaagcAGAAATATCTTCTTAAATCCACTTACGAAGTTTGCCTAGGGCACCAAATGTGCTAGGTCCGGCCCTGACTTCATCTGGAGAAACTTCATTTGACTATTTTGGAATTTGTTATTCAGAGAGAGCCTTCATTGTTttagcatacagtatgtggaaAGGTAGAGGTACAAGTAGGTGAAAAGACCTGTCCCTGTAGCTGAGTGATTGGTGTATGGCCTGATTCATcagtttgtatttgttttttaatactTTATCATCTTTATTATTAACAGAATCTTCCAATGGAATGTATACTTTGTTTAATGTAAAGAGGTCCTATGTGATTTTCTTTGATCAGTTTTTTGGTGGATTGACCATTTTAGATATTTTAATAAGACCAGATAAGCAGTCAAAGAAAAGCAGTTATTGCAACAATTATTAAAAGGACATGATTGgcacattcatttattcagCTGTGGTTCTTTCGGGAATATAGAATATGTAATATATGGCTAAAGCCGCTGTAAGAAGtcaactagcaagctaacctaAAAGGCTAAACCCTTTAAACAGCAgcaaacagcacaacagcaaCACTGTTGGCACTGAGACATTCTTGCTAGCATGCCAAATGGTGTCTTTTTACAATATAATTGGacatgtcatgctgtgaaagcttttgttACATTTTTGCAGGTTGGTCCAAAAAGGCCAGTTTCATtagttcgtttttttttattattctgttgaaccacaattcaaaagcaatgtctgattttcattagttaattttcagtacatctttatttattattacttttgtcagtttcaagttatttcattgaccattgtgggtttttctttctttaacgggagggtaccaacaattttgtccacgtctgtatattatgtacatctaccaaatgcatgctgtgtacaacaccttgttgtttccctttcccttctgccACACTAcactctccccaccccccttcctatctccacccagccgacctcaagcaaatgggtccccccttataaaccgtggttctgcttaaggttacTTCCTGActgggagtttttccttgcccctgttgccattgtgcttgcactaagggggtccaggctctgggctctgtaaagcgccttgataCAATTTTAAagttctggcgctatataaataaaattgaattgaattgtatgGGCCAAGGGCCCCAAAATAGGGTTGTCACTACCACTGAGGGGGATGCTCAGTATTTTTCTGAAAGCCATGATGTATCCTTGGAGTACACAAATCCCTATGAAATGTGCCAAACTGACCAGAGCCTTGTAGAACAAGTACATATCTGTCCCCTTGAGCAAAATGATAGGTATACAACATTTCTATGTAGCTTCGTGTATCTTTCCCCCTTGCCCTCTGGTAAAATACACCTGGAGGAGTTGGAAACTTAGATATCCATAGTCCTGCAGCACATCATCTTGTACAGATATGCATGATGACTTACTCTTGCAGTAATGGGGAACTTACATTCTGTAATTTAGATTAGTTCTATAAGTAAAGAAAAAGTTGTTTGTACTTCATACCACGTTAGCTGCCTGTGATAAATAACAAAGTTGCAGTAAAACTAGCAGTATTAAATGCTTCTTAAAATAACTTGTAAATCATATACAAATAGAtgtgaatacattttcattctCAACCAAGGGACCTGTTTTGGAATCATAGTTACCATTTTGCCTATGTACGCCATTGGGTGTAAATGTTGATTTacctggtgttggtgttgtagTCGGTGGAGATGCTGT is a genomic window of Clupea harengus chromosome 1, Ch_v2.0.2, whole genome shotgun sequence containing:
- the LOC116219967 gene encoding alpha-tectorin-like, with the protein product MYICVFYPFGPGDSYSSRSDDGWSSTNISQPFRYFRQASTQIYVNHNGFLTFDSGWYRWTPYQFPAHAHRNMIAPFWTDIDNRRRGTISYRQYTSGSVLEQATTDINQYFPEISLSASWVFVATWDKVEYYSRSGTETSFQVVLISGAQGSFALMNYGAIAATHHQVQAGYDTINSTHHFSIPGSFMSNITNLRHTSNVNRPGRWAFRVDDGPQDCQYNGLPVQVGDSFWTDTTCQQRCTCVSGGLLQCQQQPCTFSQVCRAAAFQYSCQNIQRRTCTISGDPHYYTFDGKVFHFQGTCTYILSEACGNGLPYYRIEGKNEHRGSTHVSWTRLVRVWVYGEEIELVKGHHYQALVNGSFVTTPFTLRNGAIQVYQSGFSVAVSTDFGLLVTYDANHYVRISVPYEYQNATCGLCGNFNYHPHDDFRTRGGQLVSSDVEFANSWKAPGDTDPGCQDVQCAGLACAACTDDQKTLYGNTAHCGILSNNVGPFVSCHSMLSPQSFVENCVYDLCVGDGYQPILCQALNVYAAQCQQEGIQLGQWRTEGFCEIPCQANSHFESQGTGCPATCSNPNATQNCPLPNLESCICNAGYVLSGGECVLQSDCGCTFEGRYYTAGETVVLDQDCGRRCHCTHGTMSCQTHSCSELEVCGAHGGVRSCRPLSYATCWVEGYGSYRTFDGKTFHYPGACSLTLARVRGQSQLPHFQVSVEKVPTGLRDFARHLKFETEGTQVSVEMGEGATTKVDGQTVGIPFSVSSGHIHIYHSSVKGVVIETNFGVMVRADWPHVIRITAPGNYNGTLGGLCGDLNGDLRDDFLSPTGVPLYDSQQFGDSWRDGSLSAFCVEPPVLEPGHYQNTSQFRELCGIMGWAHGPFSQCQARLDPWGRIEDCVQALARTRGTREALCEALRGYTLLCQQSGITVGEWRNITNCEVICPLNSHYEPCGTSCPASCPSLSFPFLCTQQCQEGCQCNDGLLLSGDRCVPPTGCGCHHGGRYRQSGERYWYGEECQFLCQCNGITGQSHCMASSCGAQDSCRVVDGQYGCHPKPEATCSASGDPHYTSFDRRTFDFQGTCRYVLASVCNGTQGLPHFQVEARNEAWNGLQVSITAAVYVNVSGHLVYISKDNRGTVQVNGETRNLPVLLDGGRVSVYANGLHTFVKTDFGLTVSYDGRWVLDITVPSNYSGATCGLCGNFNGLQGDDFTVQEGSSGSVALSASDFGDYWKVDDGMPCTGGCGNSCPVCHDDWRARAQCELLRASNGPLSFCHAHVNPQPFFNDCVFDVCLSGGRNDVLCREMEAYVSACQTANVIIYPWRQNSTCQMECPENSHYDLCGTECGHTCASSIDASCDRTCAEGCFCDDGFVRSGGRCVPVEQCGCLYDGFYFEIGEQFWTQACSQRCECFAQNDLRCTQSFCPPTQECSVRDGRRGCYGHLSTCTVWGDPHYITFDGAVTHFQGTCAYEMTHTCGNMSDDALTFRVVAANSHRGNLIVSFVSTVDVWLSRGGVQSHITIGQNRRVKVDGQDNNANTIQVGSLAQLTRESGFVVVNASGELVVQFDGRSRLLVRLSPNYHQSVCGMCGNHNNNPADDKVLPNGTLAQTDRQFGQSWKSDASSPGCGASDRIGDGMCLFRAEYTDLCSIITNSSGPFQQCHLHVDPQAYFTSCVYDLCAYTPANGMLCSAVEAYETACTVLGLQTTEWRSALHCSLDDPCEELDCAEDEWCGQKDGVYGCFCNEDHPKPHAESFDSVEYCSSSTGTMSLSRCQLFEAGFSADTLHLNDPSCNGTLQDGRVEFLFDNENHTCGTTLRSNSTHFIYENLIQGEANSAGGPISRERRIQLLFCCVYPLTQALSMDMDINPLESVVSKKLPGGQGTYRVRMIPYEDAGFSHAFSGRVTVAVNQRMYVAVRLEGVDSRQIAMVMDSCWATPVNQADYHIRWDLIRNECPNPNDNTVEMLQNGVSTSGRFSFRMFTFTANTSKVYLHCSIHLCLVASNDCTAHCYPGNHHRQRRSVDFHDSASISLGPLVWASGRADERDMIVPNPVKPRV